One part of the Rutidosis leptorrhynchoides isolate AG116_Rl617_1_P2 chromosome 1, CSIRO_AGI_Rlap_v1, whole genome shotgun sequence genome encodes these proteins:
- the LOC139842424 gene encoding uncharacterized protein translates to MKILSLNIRGFGDDPKGKWGWVRELIHNQQPDIVLLQETKLKVTTDFWMKYIWGSNNFSYVVKNAIGKSGGIITIWNNSVFNFAQAVEKNHFLAIKGNWVGQSISTVIINVYGPHSDIKKKSMWDELNKIMELNNVAWVVGGDFNEVRFITERRNSNFIEHRAKLFNEFIDSNKLIEIPMGGKM, encoded by the coding sequence ATGAAGATCTTGTCACTCAACATTAGGGGTTTTGGTGATGATCCTAAGGGTAAATGGGGTTGGGTCAGAGAGTTAATTCATAATCAACAACCGGACATAGTTTTGCTTCAGGAAACCAAGTTGAAGGTCACGACTGATTTTTGGATGAAGTACATTTGGGGTTCGAACAATTTTAGTTATGTAGTCAAAAACGCTATCGGGAAATCGGGTGGTATCATTACTATTTGGAACAACTCAGTATTCAATTTTGCCCAAGCTGTTGAAAAAAATCACTTCTTAGCCATCAAAGGGAATTGGGTAGGCCAGTCTATTAGTACGGTCATAATCAATGTTTACGGGCCTCACAGTGACATCAAAAAGAAAAGCATGTGGGACGAACTAAATAAGATAATGGAGCTGAATAATGTAGCATGGGTAGTAGGTGGAGATTTTAATGAAGTTCGTTTCATAACAGAACGTAGAAATAGCAATTTCATAGAGCATAGAGCTAAGCTTTTTAATGAATTCATCGACAGTAACAAATTGATAGAGATTCCTATGGGAGgtaaaatgtaa